One window of Novosphingobium sp. 9U genomic DNA carries:
- a CDS encoding M20 family metallopeptidase, producing MTTTLVADAVGLADRITGLRRAIHAEPEIGLHTPKTRDKIRAALAHLPLTWREGPSTTGLVATLKGGAGAESWQARSVLLRGDMDALPMPEETGLDFASRVPGVMHACGHDAHVAMLAGAAELLCARAGELRGEVRFMFQPGEEGYHGARFMLEDGLLGGGDDGVPLPDAAFALHVMPNAPHGVFGGRAGALLASADQIGIRVIGRGGHASMPHGTLDPMPVACEIVTALQAMVTRKFSVFDPVVVTIAKIECGTAHNVIADTAQLTGTMRSLSPASRARLREEVHNLAAGIAGAHGLTAEVTIQEGFPVTLCDARAVDFGEQVARDLFGHFLRLPDPIMGAEDFAYVLEKVPGAMFFLGVSHEGEDWQHCCGIHSTRMRVDESTMPLGAAYLAGLAERYLAEGFGA from the coding sequence ATGACCACAACGCTCGTCGCCGATGCCGTCGGCCTGGCGGACCGGATCACCGGTTTGCGCCGCGCCATCCATGCCGAACCCGAGATCGGCCTGCACACGCCGAAGACTCGCGACAAGATCCGCGCCGCGCTGGCGCACCTGCCGCTGACCTGGCGCGAGGGACCCTCGACCACCGGCCTCGTCGCGACGCTGAAAGGCGGGGCGGGAGCCGAAAGCTGGCAGGCGCGCTCGGTGCTGCTACGCGGCGACATGGACGCTCTGCCCATGCCTGAGGAGACCGGGCTCGACTTCGCATCCCGAGTGCCCGGCGTGATGCACGCCTGCGGCCATGACGCGCACGTTGCCATGCTGGCGGGCGCGGCCGAGCTGCTCTGTGCGCGTGCGGGCGAGCTGCGCGGCGAAGTGCGCTTCATGTTCCAGCCCGGCGAGGAGGGCTACCACGGCGCGCGCTTCATGCTTGAGGACGGCCTGCTCGGCGGCGGTGACGACGGCGTGCCGCTGCCCGACGCCGCTTTCGCGCTACACGTCATGCCCAATGCGCCGCATGGTGTGTTCGGCGGGCGAGCCGGCGCGCTGCTCGCCTCGGCCGACCAGATCGGCATCCGCGTGATCGGGCGCGGCGGCCATGCCTCGATGCCGCACGGCACGCTCGATCCGATGCCGGTCGCGTGTGAGATCGTGACGGCGCTCCAGGCCATGGTGACCCGCAAGTTCAGCGTCTTCGACCCGGTGGTGGTGACGATCGCCAAGATCGAGTGCGGCACCGCGCACAACGTCATCGCCGACACCGCACAGCTGACCGGCACGATGCGCTCGCTATCCCCCGCCAGCCGCGCCCGACTGCGTGAAGAGGTGCACAACCTTGCCGCGGGGATCGCCGGCGCCCACGGCCTGACGGCCGAAGTGACGATCCAGGAGGGCTTCCCCGTCACCCTCTGCGATGCCCGCGCCGTCGACTTCGGCGAGCAGGTGGCCCGCGATCTGTTCGGCCACTTCCTGCGTTTGCCGGACCCGATCATGGGCGCCGAGGACTTCGCCTATGTGCTGGAGAAAGTGCCCGGTGCGATGTTCTTCCTGGGCGTCAGCCACGAAGGAGAGGACTGGCAGCACTGCTGCGGCATCCACTCGACCCGAATGCGCGTGGACGAGAGCACGATGCCCTTGGGTGCGGCCTACCTGGCAGGCTTGGCCGAGCGGTACTTGGCCGAGGGGTTTGGGGCTTAG
- a CDS encoding GNAT family N-acetyltransferase: MAQESEPQQNGLGLTITKHDRGGAGEYQAHLADSDSIGRLTWVERDGVHIADHTLVPPEIGGRGVAARLVEALVADARESGFKIQPMCSYVAVAFKRHPEWEDLRA, from the coding sequence GTGGCCCAGGAAAGCGAACCCCAACAGAACGGATTGGGCCTCACCATCACCAAGCACGACCGGGGTGGTGCGGGTGAGTACCAGGCGCATCTGGCCGATAGCGACTCGATCGGTCGGCTGACCTGGGTGGAGCGCGACGGCGTCCACATCGCCGACCACACGCTGGTCCCGCCCGAGATCGGCGGCCGCGGCGTGGCGGCCCGGCTGGTCGAGGCGCTGGTGGCCGATGCGCGCGAGAGCGGGTTCAAGATCCAGCCGATGTGCAGCTACGTCGCGGTGGCCTTCAAGCGGCACCCGGAGTGGGAAGACCTGCGGGCTTGA
- a CDS encoding low specificity L-threonine aldolase: protein MQFLSDNAAAVHPAVWSAMLAADAPDSPYDTDAISRELDAAFSALFGRECTALWVATGTAANCLALAAMVPPHGGVVCHREAHIEVDEGGAPGFYLHGAKLMLAEGASAKLTPDAIAGVIDPIRDDVHQVQPHAVSITQASEYGCVYRPAEVAAIADLAKARGLKLHMDGARFANAVAHMGCTPAEACQGVAALSFGFVKNGGLGAEAIVFFDRSLADVVRYRRKRAGHLQSKGRFLAAQILAMLRDDLWLQNGRAANAAAAEIAAAASERLLHAVEANEIFLTVSTQERAALRAQGFSFYDWGAQGARLVTSWNADASHVDALARAIRAL, encoded by the coding sequence ATGCAGTTTCTCTCCGACAATGCCGCCGCCGTCCACCCTGCCGTGTGGAGCGCGATGCTCGCCGCCGACGCGCCTGATTCGCCCTACGACACCGATGCCATCAGCCGTGAGCTCGACGCCGCCTTCTCCGCGCTGTTCGGGCGCGAGTGCACCGCCTTGTGGGTAGCGACCGGCACCGCGGCGAACTGCCTGGCGCTTGCCGCGATGGTGCCTCCGCACGGCGGGGTCGTCTGCCACCGCGAGGCGCATATCGAAGTGGACGAGGGCGGCGCGCCCGGCTTCTACCTTCATGGCGCCAAGCTGATGCTGGCCGAGGGAGCCAGCGCGAAGCTGACGCCCGATGCCATCGCTGGCGTCATCGACCCGATCCGCGACGACGTGCACCAGGTCCAGCCCCACGCCGTCTCGATCACCCAGGCCAGCGAATATGGCTGCGTCTACCGGCCCGCCGAAGTCGCGGCGATCGCGGATCTCGCCAAAGCCCGCGGGCTGAAGCTCCACATGGACGGCGCTCGCTTCGCCAACGCCGTCGCGCACATGGGCTGCACGCCGGCAGAGGCGTGCCAGGGCGTCGCCGCGCTCAGCTTCGGCTTCGTCAAGAACGGCGGCCTGGGTGCCGAGGCGATCGTGTTCTTCGACAGAAGCCTTGCCGATGTCGTGCGCTATCGTCGCAAGCGCGCCGGCCACTTGCAGTCCAAGGGCCGCTTCCTCGCCGCACAGATCCTCGCGATGCTGCGGGACGACCTGTGGCTGCAGAACGGGCGCGCCGCCAACGCGGCGGCCGCCGAGATCGCCGCGGCCGCGAGTGAGCGTCTGTTGCATGCCGTCGAAGCCAACGAGATCTTCCTGACCGTCTCGACGCAAGAGCGCGCCGCGCTGCGCGCGCAAGGCTTCTCGTTCTACGATTGGGGCGCGCAAGGTGCGCGGCTTGTCACGTCGTGGAACGCCGATGCCAGCCACGTCGATGCCCTTGCCCGGGCAATCCGCGCGCTATGA
- a CDS encoding DMT family transporter, with translation MSTEAPAPPPHALLRPGIAIPFLIVALIWGSTWFVILGQNTAAPVGWSVTWRFVIATPAMFAVALAMRRSLRLGAAGQRLAFFVGLTQFCGNYNFVYRAEEYLTSGIVAVMIGLLLVPNTLFARVLLGQVITRRFAIGSAIAIAGLSLLLLHEARMAPLGGHVPLGVFLALMAMLCASISNVMQANETGQGLPAVSLLAWAMLYGTGCNAALAWVLSGPPVIPADGAYWAGTAYLAIAGSVVTFPMYYTLIRQLGAGRASYNGVVVIVIAMLISTVFEGYRWSLLAAIGAALAMAGLVVALRARRPVA, from the coding sequence ATGAGCACCGAGGCGCCAGCGCCGCCGCCGCATGCACTGCTGCGGCCAGGCATCGCGATCCCGTTCCTGATCGTGGCGCTGATCTGGGGTTCGACATGGTTCGTGATCCTGGGGCAGAACACCGCCGCGCCGGTGGGCTGGTCGGTGACCTGGCGGTTTGTGATCGCGACGCCGGCGATGTTCGCGGTGGCGCTGGCGATGCGCCGCTCGCTCCGGCTCGGCGCGGCAGGGCAGCGGCTGGCGTTCTTCGTCGGGCTGACCCAGTTCTGCGGCAACTACAACTTCGTCTATCGGGCCGAGGAGTATCTCACCTCGGGCATCGTCGCGGTGATGATCGGGCTGCTGCTGGTGCCCAACACCCTGTTCGCGCGCGTCCTGCTGGGCCAGGTGATCACGCGCCGGTTCGCCATCGGCAGCGCGATCGCCATCGCGGGCTTGAGCCTGCTGCTGCTGCACGAAGCGCGCATGGCGCCGCTGGGCGGGCATGTGCCGCTCGGCGTGTTCCTGGCGCTGATGGCGATGCTGTGCGCCTCGATCTCGAACGTCATGCAGGCGAACGAGACGGGGCAGGGGCTACCCGCGGTGAGCCTGCTCGCCTGGGCAATGCTCTATGGCACGGGGTGCAATGCGGCGCTGGCCTGGGTGCTCTCCGGACCGCCGGTGATCCCGGCTGACGGGGCCTATTGGGCCGGCACCGCCTACCTGGCGATCGCAGGATCGGTGGTGACTTTCCCGATGTACTACACGCTGATTCGCCAGCTTGGCGCCGGCCGCGCGTCCTACAACGGCGTGGTGGTGATCGTCATCGCCATGCTGATCTCGACCGTGTTCGAGGGCTATCGCTGGTCGCTGCTGGCGGCGATCGGCGCGGCGCTGGCGATGGCGGGATTGGTCGTGGCCCTGAGGGCGCGCAGGCCGGTGGCGTAA
- a CDS encoding SDR family NAD(P)-dependent oxidoreductase: MPRMFIFGLGYSASHIAQSLQARGWEIVSTGSAGTLSFEDEGNVRLALADSDHVLSSVPPGGEGLDPVLDRYGAALAGKRLSYLSSTGVYGGTGGAWVDESAPVGTGRRTARAEADAAWLARGARVYRLPGIYGPGRSVFERIAKARAHRIDLPGQVFSRVHVADIAAGVLAGLDGPAGAYNLADDLPCSQNTLVEEACRLLGQAPPPLLSLEAAQLSPMARGFYAENRRVANGKAKRVLGWAPRFPDYATGLRALRATTNPAIASAAPIAASSDQR, from the coding sequence ATGCCTCGCATGTTCATTTTCGGCCTTGGCTACTCCGCCAGCCATATCGCCCAGTCGTTGCAAGCGCGCGGATGGGAGATCGTCTCGACCGGCAGCGCCGGCACGCTCTCCTTCGAAGACGAGGGCAACGTGCGCCTGGCGCTCGCCGATAGCGATCATGTCCTCTCCTCCGTGCCGCCCGGCGGCGAAGGGCTCGATCCGGTGCTGGATCGCTATGGCGCCGCACTGGCCGGCAAGCGGCTGAGCTATCTTTCCTCGACCGGCGTCTACGGCGGCACCGGCGGCGCGTGGGTGGACGAGAGCGCACCGGTCGGCACCGGGCGCCGGACTGCGCGGGCGGAGGCGGATGCGGCGTGGCTCGCACGCGGCGCGCGGGTCTATCGCCTGCCGGGCATCTATGGTCCGGGCCGCAGCGTGTTCGAACGTATCGCCAAGGCTCGGGCGCACCGCATCGACTTGCCCGGGCAGGTGTTCAGCCGCGTGCATGTCGCGGACATCGCCGCCGGCGTGCTCGCAGGGCTGGACGGACCCGCCGGCGCCTACAACCTCGCCGACGACCTGCCCTGCAGCCAGAACACGCTGGTGGAGGAAGCATGCCGGCTGCTCGGCCAGGCACCGCCGCCGTTGCTCAGCCTGGAGGCGGCGCAGCTCTCTCCGATGGCGCGCGGCTTCTATGCCGAGAACCGGCGCGTCGCCAACGGCAAGGCGAAGCGCGTGCTGGGTTGGGCTCCGCGCTTCCCCGATTACGCCACCGGCCTGCGCGCCCTCAGGGCCACGACCAATCCCGCCATCGCCAGCGCCGCGCCGATCGCCGCCAGCAGCGACCAGCGATAG
- the pepN gene encoding aminopeptidase N, with translation MDIASRPSEAPENPFTADAAPPPHAPQVIRREDYQAPAWLVPEVALDFALGLDATHVTSRLSVRRNPQGNGSGTLRLNGDGIAPIAVRVDEQAVNDWRLDGPDLLLPLPGEAHEVEIETQLNPATNSQLMGLYASHGMLCTQCEAEGFRRITFFPDRPDVLSTYRVRMSGDKAAFPILLSNGNCEATGGGPNGAHWAEWHDPWPKPCYLFALVAGDLVANHDTFVTRSGRQVDLNIWVRKGDEERTHHAMDSLKRSMKWDEEAYGREYDLDLFNIVAVSDFNMGAMENKGLNVFNTRYVLADPETATDADYDAIEGVIGHEYFHNWSGNRVTCRDWFQLSLKEGFTVLRDQMFSADMGSPAVKRIEDVRVLRAAQFPEDSGPLAHPIRPDSYQEISNFYTATIYNKGAEVIRMMRTMAGPERFRAGTDLYFDRHDGEAATCEDFVRAIEDGAGLDLQQFRLWYSQSGTPQVTATTEHAGDTLTLRLTQVVPSTPNHDGGGQPEKQPMPIPLKLALFDRETGRHHGEQLVVLDQAEQSFTFTGFAQPPVLSINRGFSAPVAIDFERPAEDLVFLAAHDDDAFARYEAMQSLVMRHLIAAVSGNLQEQARAEERAAIGQALRSILLDPALDDLMRGELMILPAEGYLAEQFLVADPSAIHAEREALKAWLGTELRADLQALHDRVSAVPYSRDAAARGARKLKTQALTYLAAGVPDEARKRAIAQYRAADNMTDRQGALMVLAGLDGPERGEALADFHGRYAGNALVIDKWFSLQAGSLHPQVLEHAKALAAHPDFTMNNPNRVRALYMALAVNPQAFHAASGEGYRIIGDLIRRLDPINPQTAARFVPSLGRWRRIEPARAALMRAELERIAAEPSLSRDVLEQVTKSLG, from the coding sequence ATGGACATCGCCAGCAGACCCTCCGAAGCGCCCGAGAACCCCTTCACCGCCGACGCCGCGCCGCCGCCGCATGCGCCGCAGGTGATCCGGCGCGAGGACTACCAGGCACCGGCCTGGCTGGTACCCGAAGTCGCGCTCGATTTCGCGCTGGGCCTCGATGCGACCCACGTCACGTCCAGGCTCAGTGTGCGCCGCAATCCGCAGGGCAATGGCAGCGGGACGCTGCGCCTCAACGGCGACGGAATCGCCCCGATCGCCGTGCGCGTCGACGAACAGGCGGTGAATGACTGGCGGCTCGATGGGCCCGACCTGCTGCTCCCGCTTCCGGGCGAGGCGCACGAGGTGGAGATCGAGACGCAGCTCAATCCCGCTACCAACAGCCAGCTGATGGGGCTCTATGCCTCGCACGGCATGCTGTGCACCCAGTGCGAGGCGGAAGGCTTTCGCCGGATCACCTTCTTCCCCGACCGCCCCGATGTGCTCTCCACCTATCGAGTGCGGATGAGCGGCGACAAGGCGGCGTTCCCGATCCTGCTCTCCAACGGCAACTGCGAGGCCACGGGCGGGGGCCCGAACGGTGCTCACTGGGCCGAGTGGCACGATCCCTGGCCCAAGCCGTGCTACCTCTTCGCGCTGGTCGCGGGCGACCTGGTCGCCAACCACGACACCTTTGTTACGCGCTCCGGCCGCCAGGTCGACCTCAACATCTGGGTCCGCAAGGGTGACGAAGAGCGCACCCACCATGCCATGGATTCGCTCAAGCGCTCGATGAAGTGGGACGAGGAGGCTTATGGGCGCGAGTACGACCTCGACCTGTTCAACATCGTCGCCGTGTCCGATTTCAACATGGGCGCGATGGAGAACAAGGGCCTCAACGTCTTCAACACGCGCTACGTACTGGCCGATCCGGAGACCGCCACCGACGCCGACTACGACGCGATCGAAGGCGTGATCGGGCACGAGTACTTCCACAACTGGTCGGGCAACCGCGTGACCTGCCGCGACTGGTTCCAGCTCTCCTTGAAGGAAGGCTTCACCGTGCTGCGCGACCAGATGTTCAGCGCCGACATGGGCAGCCCCGCGGTGAAGCGGATCGAGGACGTGCGGGTCCTGCGCGCGGCGCAGTTTCCCGAGGATTCTGGCCCGCTGGCGCACCCGATCCGCCCTGATTCGTATCAGGAGATCAGCAACTTCTACACCGCGACGATCTACAACAAGGGCGCCGAGGTGATCCGCATGATGCGCACCATGGCCGGCCCTGAGCGGTTCCGTGCCGGCACCGACCTCTACTTCGACCGCCATGATGGTGAGGCCGCGACCTGCGAGGACTTCGTGCGCGCGATCGAGGATGGTGCCGGGCTCGATCTCCAGCAGTTCCGCCTGTGGTACTCGCAGTCGGGTACGCCGCAGGTGACCGCCACGACCGAGCACGCGGGCGACACGCTGACGCTCAGGCTTACCCAGGTGGTGCCCTCGACACCGAATCACGATGGTGGTGGCCAGCCTGAAAAGCAGCCGATGCCGATCCCGCTCAAGCTGGCGCTGTTCGATCGGGAGACCGGTCGCCACCATGGCGAGCAGCTGGTGGTGCTCGACCAGGCCGAGCAGAGCTTCACATTCACTGGCTTCGCGCAGCCGCCCGTGTTGTCGATCAACCGCGGCTTCTCCGCTCCGGTCGCCATCGACTTCGAGCGTCCGGCGGAAGACCTGGTGTTCCTCGCCGCCCACGACGACGATGCCTTCGCCCGCTACGAGGCGATGCAGAGCCTGGTCATGCGCCACCTGATCGCGGCCGTGAGCGGCAACCTTCAGGAGCAGGCGCGGGCTGAGGAGCGTGCGGCGATCGGGCAGGCACTGCGCTCGATCCTGCTGGACCCGGCGCTCGACGACCTGATGCGCGGCGAGCTGATGATCCTGCCGGCCGAGGGCTATCTGGCCGAGCAGTTCCTGGTCGCCGACCCGAGCGCCATCCACGCCGAGCGCGAGGCGTTGAAGGCCTGGCTCGGCACCGAGCTCCGCGCCGATCTGCAGGCGCTGCACGACCGCGTCAGTGCAGTGCCCTACTCACGCGATGCGGCCGCCCGCGGTGCGCGCAAACTCAAGACCCAGGCGCTCACCTACCTGGCTGCCGGTGTCCCGGACGAGGCGCGCAAGCGCGCCATCGCGCAGTACCGCGCTGCCGACAACATGACCGACCGCCAGGGCGCGCTGATGGTGCTCGCAGGGCTGGACGGGCCCGAGCGCGGCGAGGCGCTGGCCGACTTCCACGGCCGCTACGCCGGCAACGCGCTGGTGATCGACAAATGGTTCTCGCTCCAGGCCGGTTCGCTGCACCCCCAGGTGCTGGAGCATGCCAAGGCACTGGCCGCACACCCCGATTTCACCATGAACAACCCCAATCGCGTGCGCGCGCTCTATATGGCGCTCGCCGTGAACCCGCAGGCGTTCCATGCGGCCAGCGGCGAGGGCTATCGCATCATCGGCGATCTGATCCGCCGGCTCGATCCGATCAACCCGCAGACCGCGGCACGCTTCGTGCCCTCGCTCGGCCGCTGGCGCCGGATCGAACCGGCCCGCGCCGCGCTGATGCGCGCCGAACTGGAGCGCATCGCCGCCGAACCCTCGCTGTCGCGCGACGTGCTCGAGCAGGTGACCAAAAGCCTTGGTTGA
- the pgeF gene encoding peptidoglycan editing factor PgeF yields the protein MTDVLAIHSPLLGDAHHGFLGRIGGVSQGVVAGLNVGLGSGDDPVHVAENRRRAVAAVAPGAQLATAYQVHSAQCVAVTEPWPDDERPHADALVTDRPGVALGILTADCAPVLFADPQARVVGAAHAGWKGAIGGVTDATIAAMEALGAQRSRIAAVVGPCIAQISYEVDAAFRQRFLDQDMAHARFFVPGAAERWQFDLEGYVVQRLRQAGLAHVAGLGLDTYAAPDRFYSFRRATHRSEPSYGRQIALIALP from the coding sequence ATGACCGACGTGTTAGCGATCCACTCCCCGCTTCTGGGAGATGCGCACCACGGCTTTCTCGGCCGCATCGGCGGGGTTTCGCAAGGCGTCGTCGCCGGGCTCAACGTCGGGCTCGGGTCGGGCGACGACCCTGTGCACGTCGCCGAGAACCGACGCCGCGCCGTGGCTGCGGTTGCTCCAGGGGCGCAGCTCGCCACCGCGTACCAGGTCCACTCCGCCCAGTGCGTGGCAGTGACGGAGCCCTGGCCCGATGACGAGCGCCCCCATGCCGATGCCCTGGTCACCGACCGGCCCGGCGTAGCGCTGGGCATCCTCACCGCCGATTGCGCACCGGTCCTGTTCGCCGACCCTCAAGCGCGCGTCGTCGGTGCCGCCCACGCCGGTTGGAAGGGCGCAATCGGCGGCGTGACCGATGCGACGATCGCCGCCATGGAAGCGCTCGGCGCGCAGCGCTCACGGATCGCCGCCGTTGTCGGCCCCTGCATCGCGCAGATCAGCTACGAGGTGGATGCGGCCTTCCGGCAGCGTTTCCTCGACCAGGACATGGCGCATGCCCGCTTCTTCGTGCCCGGCGCTGCGGAGCGTTGGCAGTTCGATCTCGAAGGATACGTGGTGCAGCGCCTGCGCCAGGCCGGTCTCGCGCATGTCGCGGGCCTCGGCCTGGATACTTACGCCGCGCCCGATCGATTCTATTCCTTCCGCCGGGCCACGCACCGCAGCGAGCCCTCATATGGCCGCCAGATCGCGTTGATCGCGCTGCCCTGA
- the petA gene encoding ubiquinol-cytochrome c reductase iron-sulfur subunit, with product MVHADGVRRRDFINIAAVSAAGIAGVSILYPLISQMSASADVLAASSTEIDISSIKPGQAIKGVFRKQPVFIRNLTPKEIAEANAVSVSSLRDPQTLEERTKEGKENWLITMGVCTHLGCVPLGAGEGETKGEFGGYFCPCHGSVYDTAARIRKGPAPKNLEVPEYAFTSDTVVKIG from the coding sequence CTGGTCCACGCAGACGGCGTGCGGCGGCGCGATTTCATCAACATCGCCGCAGTCAGCGCGGCCGGCATCGCCGGCGTCTCGATCCTCTACCCGCTGATCAGCCAGATGTCCGCTTCGGCCGACGTCCTCGCCGCCTCCTCGACCGAGATCGACATTTCCTCGATCAAACCGGGCCAGGCGATCAAGGGCGTGTTCCGCAAGCAGCCGGTGTTCATCCGCAACCTGACGCCCAAGGAAATCGCCGAGGCCAACGCCGTTTCCGTCTCCTCGCTCCGCGATCCGCAGACGCTTGAGGAGCGGACCAAGGAGGGCAAGGAGAACTGGCTGATCACCATGGGTGTCTGCACCCACCTGGGCTGCGTGCCGCTCGGCGCCGGCGAGGGTGAGACCAAGGGTGAGTTCGGCGGCTACTTCTGCCCCTGCCACGGCTCGGTCTACGACACCGCCGCCCGCATCCGTAAGGGCCCCGCGCCCAAGAACCTCGAGGTTCCGGAATACGCATTCACGTCCGACACCGTCGTCAAGATCGGCTGA
- a CDS encoding cytochrome b N-terminal domain-containing protein, with the protein MSFPWAKEYKPTNPFMRWMDEKLPLPRLAYNAVGAGYPVPRNLNYFWNFGILAGLCLGLQIVTGIILAMHYAANAGVAFDSVEHIMRDVNWGWMLRYAHANGASAFFVVIYIHIFRGFFYGSYKAPREMVWLLGVTIFLLMMATAFMGYVLPWGQMSFWGAKVITGLFSAIPLVGEPLQQWLLGGFAPDNAALNRFFSLHYLLPFVIAGVVILHIWALHIPGSSNPTGVEVKSESDTVPFYPYFVAKDGWAVGAFAFLYCAVLFFFPNALGHPDNYIPANPMSTPAHIVPEWYFWPFYAILRAFTADFFFIPAKLMGVLAMFSAILVWFFMPWLDRSPVRSGAYRPLYRKFFWILVLDALVLGYCGGAPAAEPYVMISQIAAIYYFAHFLIIVPVISAIERPDPLPFSITEAVLGKDENVPLSASPTAPFPGTQHSNA; encoded by the coding sequence ATGAGCTTCCCCTGGGCCAAAGAGTATAAGCCGACCAACCCGTTCATGCGGTGGATGGACGAGAAGCTGCCGCTTCCCCGTCTGGCCTACAACGCGGTGGGCGCCGGCTATCCGGTGCCGCGCAACCTGAACTACTTCTGGAACTTCGGCATCCTCGCCGGCCTGTGCCTGGGCCTGCAGATCGTCACCGGCATCATCCTGGCGATGCACTATGCCGCCAATGCCGGCGTGGCGTTCGACAGCGTCGAGCACATCATGCGCGACGTGAACTGGGGCTGGATGCTGCGCTATGCGCACGCCAATGGCGCCTCGGCGTTCTTCGTCGTCATCTACATCCACATCTTCCGCGGCTTCTTCTACGGTTCGTACAAGGCCCCGCGCGAGATGGTGTGGCTGCTGGGCGTCACCATCTTCCTCCTCATGATGGCCACCGCCTTCATGGGCTACGTGCTTCCCTGGGGTCAGATGAGCTTCTGGGGCGCCAAGGTCATCACCGGCCTGTTCAGCGCCATCCCGCTGGTCGGCGAGCCGCTGCAGCAGTGGCTGCTGGGTGGCTTCGCGCCGGACAACGCCGCGCTCAACCGCTTCTTCTCGCTGCACTACCTGCTGCCGTTCGTGATCGCCGGCGTGGTTATCCTCCACATCTGGGCGCTGCACATCCCCGGCTCGTCGAACCCGACCGGTGTCGAGGTGAAGAGCGAGAGCGACACCGTGCCGTTCTACCCCTACTTCGTCGCCAAGGACGGATGGGCAGTCGGCGCGTTCGCGTTCCTCTACTGCGCGGTGCTGTTCTTCTTCCCCAACGCGTTGGGCCACCCGGACAACTACATTCCGGCCAACCCGATGAGCACGCCGGCGCACATCGTGCCCGAATGGTACTTCTGGCCGTTCTACGCGATCCTGCGCGCCTTCACGGCCGACTTCTTCTTCATCCCGGCCAAGCTGATGGGCGTGCTCGCCATGTTCAGCGCGATCCTGGTGTGGTTCTTCATGCCCTGGCTCGACCGTTCGCCCGTCCGCTCGGGCGCTTACCGTCCGCTCTACCGCAAGTTCTTCTGGATCCTGGTGCTCGACGCTCTGGTCCTGGGTTACTGCGGCGGCGCGCCGGCCGCGGAACCCTACGTCATGATCAGCCAGATCGCCGCGATTTACTACTTCGCGCACTTCCTGATCATCGTGCCCGTGATCTCGGCCATCGAGCGTCCCGATCCGCTGCCGTTCTCGATCACCGAAGCCGTTCTCGGCAAGGACGAGAACGTGCCGCTGAGCGCCAGCCCGACCGCGCCGTTCCCCGGCACCCAGCACAGCAACGCCTGA
- a CDS encoding cytochrome c1: protein MIRILSILVGLFFTVALAWSFGNGAYQQITEPPPVTAEHEFHLHPKEVSFSSDGAFGKFDRQQLQRGFQVYKEVCSACHSLSHVAFRDLTQLGYTDAEVKAIAKGFQVPGTDPNTGEDAMRPGMPTDYFPKPFANDIAARAANNNAVPPDLSLMTKARHEGGPYVYSLLTGYQNQPAALLKEFPDAKTPNGLHYNPYFANLNLAMPPPLTSEGQVSYSDGTKPTVDQMAKDVSAFLIWTAEPKLEKRKQTGWPVLGFLLFATVLGFLSYKNIWHDKKKHLHA from the coding sequence ATGATCCGCATCCTATCCATCCTCGTCGGGCTGTTCTTCACGGTCGCGCTGGCGTGGTCGTTCGGCAACGGCGCCTACCAGCAGATCACCGAGCCGCCGCCGGTGACTGCCGAGCATGAATTCCACCTGCATCCCAAGGAAGTCAGCTTCTCCAGCGATGGCGCGTTCGGCAAGTTCGACCGCCAGCAGCTGCAGCGCGGCTTCCAGGTCTACAAGGAAGTCTGCTCGGCCTGCCACTCGCTGAGCCATGTCGCTTTCCGCGACCTGACGCAGCTGGGCTACACCGACGCCGAAGTGAAGGCGATCGCCAAGGGTTTCCAGGTCCCCGGCACCGACCCGAACACGGGTGAGGACGCCATGCGCCCGGGCATGCCGACCGACTACTTCCCCAAGCCCTTCGCCAACGACATCGCCGCACGCGCCGCCAACAACAACGCGGTTCCGCCCGATTTGTCGCTGATGACCAAGGCTCGCCATGAGGGCGGCCCCTACGTCTACTCGCTGCTGACCGGTTACCAGAACCAGCCGGCCGCGCTGCTGAAGGAGTTCCCGGACGCGAAGACGCCAAACGGCCTGCACTACAACCCGTACTTCGCGAACCTCAACCTGGCGATGCCGCCGCCACTGACCAGCGAAGGCCAGGTCTCGTACTCGGACGGCACCAAGCCGACCGTCGACCAGATGGCCAAGGACGTCAGCGCGTTCCTGATCTGGACGGCGGAGCCGAAGCTGGAGAAGCGTAAGCAGACCGGCTGGCCGGTCCTGGGCTTCCTGCTCTTCGCCACGGTGCTCGGCTTCCTGTCGTACAAGAACATCTGGCACGACAAGAAGAAGCACCTGCACGCCTGA
- a CDS encoding DUF1289 domain-containing protein translates to MRDDLPSPCTGVCRLDVAGETCVGCWRTLDEIAGWARFSAEEKRQVLDALRARADRAELRLTDQT, encoded by the coding sequence ATGCGGGATGACCTCCCTTCGCCATGTACGGGCGTGTGCCGGCTGGATGTCGCCGGTGAGACGTGTGTCGGCTGCTGGCGGACCCTCGACGAGATCGCCGGCTGGGCGCGCTTCTCTGCAGAGGAGAAGCGGCAGGTACTCGATGCCTTGCGCGCGCGGGCAGACAGGGCGGAGCTGCGGCTGACAGATCAGACGTGA